The Campylobacter sp. CN_NE2 genome contains a region encoding:
- a CDS encoding DUF4405 domain-containing protein: MIRLITKFCKFMMKKYARFFYLTAILCLILSMNYKKIGEFVHEILGLIIVIFALTHAFFRRKNLAKFNRKFFRSILNLTLLFTLCATFVSAVFLSEYIFAFADFGFGSDSAKNIHMFATHLLFLLASIHIGLNLKILANLKSIKFNKFVKFALFLALLSFGIYSFVDLHFYEYLFFKVGFGLENKNSLILSICEYLAIFGAIIFAVRVFSFKR, from the coding sequence TTGATAAGATTAATAACTAAATTTTGCAAATTTATGATGAAAAAATACGCTAGATTTTTTTATTTGACGGCGATTTTGTGCCTTATTTTGAGCATGAATTACAAAAAAATCGGCGAATTTGTGCATGAAATTTTGGGCTTAATCATTGTGATTTTTGCTCTAACTCACGCATTTTTTAGACGAAAAAATCTTGCTAAATTTAATAGAAAATTTTTTAGAAGCATTTTAAATTTGACGCTTTTATTTACGCTGTGTGCGACTTTTGTGAGTGCTGTTTTTCTCTCTGAATATATTTTTGCGTTTGCCGATTTTGGATTTGGCTCAGACAGCGCAAAAAATATCCACATGTTTGCTACGCATTTGTTATTTTTACTCGCAAGTATCCATATCGGCTTAAATTTAAAAATTTTAGCAAATTTAAAGAGCATAAAATTTAATAAATTCGTCAAATTTGCTCTATTTTTGGCGCTTTTATCTTTTGGAATTTACTCATTTGTTGATTTGCATTTTTATGAATATCTGTTTTTTAAAGTAGGCTTTGGGCTTGAAAATAAAAATTCGCTAATACTAAGCATTTGCGAATATTTGGCGATTTTTGGTGCGATTATTTTTGCGGTGAGAGTTTTTAGTTTTAAAAGATAA
- a CDS encoding Fe-S-containing hydro-lyase, with translation MSEVKRITAPFNKEVAKSLKAGDNVLISGTIIAARDAAHKVLTETLARGEKLPVNLAGETIYYLGPSPAKPGNVIGAAGPTTSGRMDKYTPTMINEVGINGMIGKGYRSEAVVEAMKKSGCVYMVAIGGAGSLISQSIKSYEVLAYPELGPEAVARLVVEDFPAIVAIDCDGNNFYETGQAPYKKI, from the coding sequence ATGTCAGAAGTAAAAAGAATAACCGCACCGTTTAATAAAGAAGTCGCAAAAAGCCTAAAAGCCGGAGATAATGTGCTAATCTCAGGCACAATCATAGCAGCCCGCGATGCCGCCCACAAAGTTTTGACCGAAACTTTGGCTCGTGGAGAGAAACTACCTGTAAATTTAGCAGGAGAGACGATTTATTATCTTGGGCCAAGCCCTGCTAAACCGGGAAATGTAATCGGCGCAGCAGGTCCTACGACAAGCGGCAGAATGGACAAATACACCCCTACAATGATAAACGAAGTCGGCATTAACGGCATGATCGGCAAAGGTTATAGAAGCGAAGCCGTCGTTGAAGCGATGAAAAAATCAGGCTGCGTTTATATGGTAGCCATAGGTGGTGCTGGCTCACTCATCAGCCAAAGCATAAAATCTTATGAGGTCCTAGCCTACCCGGAACTTGGTCCAGAAGCCGTCGCAAGACTAGTGGTAGAAGATTTCCCTGCGATTGTGGCGATTGACTGCGACGGAAATAATTTCTACGAAACAGGTCAAGCACCATACAAAAAAATCTAA
- a CDS encoding fumarate hydratase, with translation MRTIQAEEISKTVAELCKKACYVVTPDMRKAFEKARESEVSPIGKDIIGKLLQNADIAAKGVTPICQDTGMAVVFVEVGQDVHIEGGYIEDAINEGVKNGYVDNYLRKSVVAEPLFERKNTTNNTPAVINLRIVPGEKIKITVAPKGFGSENKSILKMLVPADGVEGVKKVFLEAVKYAGPNACPPMVVGVGIGGTMDKVALLAKKAAVRSVDSRNPDERYAKLEDELLEMARATGVGPQGLGGINTAVKVNVEWYPTHIAGLPVAININCHAARHASAEI, from the coding sequence ATGAGAACAATTCAAGCAGAAGAAATCTCTAAAACAGTCGCTGAGCTTTGTAAAAAAGCTTGTTATGTCGTTACGCCTGATATGAGAAAGGCGTTTGAAAAGGCGCGTGAGAGCGAAGTTTCGCCTATCGGAAAAGATATTATCGGAAAGCTTTTACAAAATGCCGACATTGCCGCAAAAGGCGTAACGCCGATTTGCCAAGATACGGGCATGGCGGTAGTTTTTGTAGAAGTCGGACAAGATGTGCATATCGAAGGCGGATATATCGAAGATGCTATCAATGAAGGTGTAAAAAACGGCTATGTCGATAACTATCTTAGAAAATCAGTCGTGGCTGAGCCTTTGTTTGAGCGAAAAAATACCACAAACAACACTCCTGCGGTTATAAATTTACGCATTGTGCCTGGGGAAAAAATCAAAATCACAGTCGCTCCAAAAGGCTTTGGTAGTGAAAATAAATCGATTTTAAAAATGCTAGTTCCGGCTGACGGCGTTGAAGGCGTAAAAAAGGTATTCCTTGAAGCCGTCAAATACGCAGGACCAAACGCCTGTCCTCCTATGGTTGTGGGCGTTGGAATCGGCGGAACAATGGATAAAGTCGCACTTTTAGCAAAAAAAGCTGCCGTTAGATCAGTCGATAGTAGAAATCCTGATGAAAGATACGCAAAACTTGAAGATGAACTACTAGAAATGGCTCGTGCCACAGGCGTAGGACCGCAAGGGCTAGGCGGCATAAATACTGCCGTTAAAGTAAATGTCGAGTGGTATCCAACCCACATAGCAGGGCTTCCTGTGGCGATAAACATCAACTGCCACGCAGCAAGACACGCTAGTGCCGAAATTTAA
- a CDS encoding YbjQ family protein, with product MILVNTETVPGKEIQSVFGVVSGSTIRAKHIGRDMMAGLKNVFGGELKGYTELLEDSRKEATNRMIAQAQRLGANAIVNVRYATSSIAAGAAEIYVYGTAVVVR from the coding sequence ATGATTTTGGTAAATACAGAAACCGTGCCGGGAAAGGAAATTCAAAGCGTTTTTGGCGTGGTTTCAGGAAGCACGATTAGAGCTAAACATATCGGACGAGATATGATGGCAGGGCTAAAAAATGTTTTTGGTGGCGAACTAAAAGGCTACACCGAGCTTTTAGAAGATTCGCGTAAAGAAGCCACAAATCGTATGATAGCCCAAGCGCAAAGACTTGGCGCAAACGCAATCGTAAATGTTCGCTATGCTACTTCGTCGATTGCAGCGGGTGCGGCTGAAATTTATGTTTATGGCACGGCAGTGGTCGTAAGGTAG
- a CDS encoding YbjQ family protein → MSDIIIFLVLLALGYFFGSAAEANHYKSIKKRELKFLRIPTTNKKFPMRSDEVVNSALVQGSVVVSVDYFKRIYASVINIFGGKVVPYESLLDRARREAVLRLKESAPTADEFMNLRIETASITKNTKSVGSIEVFAYATAIYYKK, encoded by the coding sequence ATGAGCGATATTATCATATTTTTAGTGCTTTTGGCTTTGGGGTATTTTTTCGGAAGTGCCGCAGAAGCTAATCACTACAAATCGATTAAAAAACGCGAGCTTAAATTTTTACGAATTCCGACAACAAATAAAAAATTTCCTATGCGAAGCGATGAGGTTGTAAATTCAGCGCTCGTGCAAGGAAGCGTTGTTGTTTCGGTGGATTATTTTAAGCGAATTTACGCAAGTGTTATAAATATTTTTGGCGGCAAGGTCGTGCCGTATGAAAGTCTGCTTGATCGTGCTAGAAGAGAGGCGGTTTTGCGTTTAAAAGAATCGGCTCCGACGGCTGATGAATTTATGAATTTACGCATCGAAACAGCGTCGATAACAAAAAATACAAAAAGTGTCGGCTCGATCGAAGTTTTTGCTTATGCTACGGCGATTTATTATAAAAAATGA
- a CDS encoding M48 family metallopeptidase, producing the protein MNYEPRYTESDENISKENHIKNFLALTLGAVAGIIVLVFVLQILVNFVVKFIPEETEHRIFSSKIPAEKLTQKDKNLQILVDKIKPCADIKYDLQIHIEDNKIPNAYAKIGGDVVVTSELFSHIKSENGLVFILAHELSHFKNRDHLRGTAINLVFGVISASLGESNALLNLIQNLGFSKYSQDQESAADKSALEVLNCYYGHVGGADEFFVSMAKDGDENMISNLFSSHPKLQKRIEMIRNSKFSFGETKKLNLN; encoded by the coding sequence ATGAACTACGAACCACGATATACCGAAAGCGATGAAAATATAAGCAAAGAAAATCATATAAAAAATTTTCTTGCACTTACGCTAGGGGCGGTTGCCGGGATTATTGTTTTGGTTTTTGTTTTGCAAATTTTAGTAAATTTCGTGGTTAAATTTATCCCAGAAGAGACTGAACACAGAATTTTCTCATCAAAAATTCCAGCTGAAAAACTCACTCAAAAAGATAAAAATTTGCAAATTTTAGTCGATAAAATCAAACCTTGCGCTGACATAAAATACGATTTGCAAATTCATATAGAAGATAATAAAATCCCAAATGCCTACGCTAAAATCGGTGGCGATGTCGTCGTAACTAGCGAACTTTTTTCGCATATAAAAAGCGAAAACGGGCTAGTTTTTATTCTAGCGCACGAACTTTCACATTTTAAAAACCGCGACCATTTGCGTGGAACTGCTATAAATTTGGTATTTGGTGTGATTTCTGCTAGTCTTGGCGAAAGCAATGCTCTGCTAAATTTAATCCAAAATTTAGGATTTAGTAAATATTCACAAGACCAAGAAAGTGCAGCCGATAAAAGTGCGCTTGAAGTGCTAAATTGCTACTACGGGCATGTCGGTGGGGCGGACGAATTTTTTGTAAGTATGGCAAAAGACGGCGATGAAAATATGATTTCAAATCTTTTTAGCTCCCACCCGAAGCTTCAAAAACGCATAGAGATGATACGAAATTCTAAATTTAGCTTCGGAGAAACGAAAAAATTAAATTTGAACTAA
- a CDS encoding TlpA family protein disulfide reductase — translation MNITKILIIFAVVFAVAVYKSNTNKSNGKGNSAHYINSISQNDTLGDNVVLNLDSGKQISLQKSKDGFTMQNNNQPTLFVFFATWCPSCKKSVPFYLSLQKKCSNLRIVGALLEDKERSVIQKYKKTLNINYEITQSGARALERANGGVNAIPSLLLLDKNGITKHSGVLTPQNMQNFLSSIDKICG, via the coding sequence ATGAATATAACAAAAATTTTAATCATTTTTGCTGTGGTTTTTGCAGTCGCAGTTTATAAATCTAATACAAATAAATCAAACGGTAAAGGAAATTCGGCTCACTATATAAATTCTATCTCCCAAAACGACACCTTGGGCGACAATGTAGTGCTAAATTTAGATAGCGGGAAACAAATTTCTTTGCAAAAAAGCAAAGACGGCTTTACTATGCAAAATAACAACCAGCCTACGCTATTTGTGTTTTTTGCGACTTGGTGTCCGTCGTGTAAGAAAAGCGTTCCTTTTTATTTAAGCTTACAGAAAAAATGTTCAAATTTACGCATTGTCGGTGCTTTATTAGAAGACAAAGAACGAAGTGTTATCCAAAAATACAAAAAAACGCTAAACATTAATTATGAAATCACGCAAAGTGGTGCAAGAGCGTTAGAAAGAGCAAACGGCGGAGTAAATGCCATACCTAGTTTGCTACTTTTAGATAAAAACGGTATTACCAAACATAGCGGAGTTCTAACCCCGCAAAATATGCAAAATTTCTTATCATCAATAGATAAAATTTGCGGATAG